The proteins below are encoded in one region of Nyctibius grandis isolate bNycGra1 chromosome 7, bNycGra1.pri, whole genome shotgun sequence:
- the CLDN12 gene encoding claudin-12, with amino-acid sequence MGCRDVHAATVLAFLSGTASVAGLLAAVLLPNWRQMRLYTFNKNERNVTVYTGLWIKCARFDGSRDCVIYDPQWYTAVDQLDLRVLQFALPLSMLTAVSALFLCLIGMCNTAFVSSVPNVKLAKCLVNSAGCHLVAGLLFLLACAICLTPSIWVIFYNNYLNRKYEPVFSFDISVFIAIASAGGLFFTSVLLFLWYCACKSLPSPFWQPLYSHAPSMHSYASQPYSARSRLSAIEIDIPVVTHAS; translated from the coding sequence ATGGGCTGCCGGGATGTTCACGCAGCAACAGTACTGGCCTTCCTCAGTGGAACAGCCTCAGTAGCTGGACTCCTTGCAGCAGTTCTGCTTCCAAACTGGAGGCAAATGAGACTGTACACATTCAACAAGAATGAGAGGAATGTGACCGTTTACACTGGACTCTGGATTAAGTGCGCTCGCTTTGATGGGAGCAGAGACTGTGTGATATATGACCCACAGTGGTACACTGCTGTCGATCAACTGGATTTGCGTGTTCTTCAGTTTGCTCTTCCACTGAGTATGTTAACTGCTGTCTCAGCTCTGTTTCTGTGCTTGATTGGCATGTGTAACACAGCCTTTGTATCAAGCGTGCCAAACGTCAAATTGGCCAAATGCCTTGTCAACAGTGCAGGCTGCCATCTCGTGGCTGGTCTCTTGTTCCTTCTTGCTTGTGCCATTTGTCTCACTCCATCGATCTGGGTCATTTTTTATAACAACtatctgaacagaaaatacGAGCCAGTCTTTAGCTTTGACATCTCTGTATTTATTGCCATTGCCAGTGCTGGCGGTCTGTTTTTCACTTCCGTTCTGCTCTTTCTGTGGTACTGCGCATGTAAAAGCCTACCTTCTCCTTTCTGGCAGCCCCTCTATTCCCACGCCCCTAGCATGCACAGCTATGCCTCTCAGCCGTATTCTGCACGCTCTCGCCTCTCTGCCATAGAAATTGACATTCCTGTTGTGACACATGCATCTTAA
- the GTPBP10 gene encoding GTP-binding protein 10 isoform X2 has protein sequence MVRCGGAVLRKYGNFIDDLRLYVRGGTGGMGYPRLGGEGGRGGDVWFVAQERTTLKSIRERYPQKRFVAGAGANSSVKALKGEKGKDCEVHVPLGISVLCDDGRQIGELNAAGERFLAARGGLGGSLATNFVPCKGQRRIVHLDLKLIADVGLVGFPNAGKSSLLSKISHAKPEIANYAFTTVQPELGKIMYADYKQIPVADLPGLIEGAHANKGMGHKFLKHVERTKQLLLVELELYKEELLTKPALLAINKMDLPCAKDNLNELMKQLQNPQDFLHLLQDEMIPANTLEFKDIIPISTYTGEGIEELKACIRKSIDEEAEQENEEYRKKKLQLLQTSGEQMNRS, from the exons ATGGTACGATGCGGCGGCGCGGTGCTGCGGAAG TATGGCAACTTTATAGATGATTTACGGCTCTATGTGAGAGGAGGAACTGGTGGAATGGGTTATCCTCGTCtaggtggggaaggagggagaggtggCGATGTCTGGTTCGTCGCCCAAGAAAGAACTACATTAAAGAGCATAAGGGAGAGATATCCCCAGAAGAGATTTGTAGCTGGAGCAGGAGCCAACAGCAG TGTTAAAGCACTAAaaggtgaaaaaggaaaagactgtgAAGTTCATGTGCCTCTGGGAATTTCAGTTCTTTGTGATGATGGCAGGCAGATTG GAGAGCTTAATGCAGCAGGAGAGAGATTCCTAGCAGCTCGTGGAGGTCTTGGAGGCTCTTTGGCCACAAACTTCGTGCCCTGCAAAGGTCAGAGGCGAATTGTTCATCTTGATTTGAAACTTATAGCAGATGTTGGCTTAGTTGG GTTTCCAAATGCGGGAAAATCATCCTTGTTAAGCAAGATTTCTCATGCCAAACCGGAGATTGCAAATTATGCAT TTACAACAGTACAGCCTGAACTAGGAAAGATCATGTATGCAGATTACAAGCAG aTTCCAGTAGCTGATCTCCCAGGACTGATTGAAGGTGCACATGCAAACAAAGGGATGGGCCACAAATTTCTCAAACATGTAGAAAGAACCAAACAGCTTCTTTTAGTT GAACTGGAGCTGTACAAAGAGGAACTTCTAACGAAGCCTGCACTTCTTGCCATTAATAAAATGGATTTGCCTTGTGCAAAGGATAACTTGAATGAACTTATGAAACAACTACAGAATCCTCAAG acttcttACACTTACTACAGGATGAAATGATTCCTGCAAATACACTTGAATTCAAAGATATAATTCCTATATCTACATATACCGGAGAAGGAATTGAGGAACTAAAAGCATGTATAAGAAAATCCATAGATGaggaagcagagcaggagaATGAAGAATATCGGAAAAAGAAACTACAGCTTTTACAAACTTCAGGAGAACAAATGAATAGAAGCTAG
- the GTPBP10 gene encoding GTP-binding protein 10 isoform X3 gives MRRRGAAEGGEGGRGGDVWFVAQERTTLKSIRERYPQKRFVAGAGANSSVKALKGEKGKDCEVHVPLGISVLCDDGRQIGELNAAGERFLAARGGLGGSLATNFVPCKGQRRIVHLDLKLIADVGLVGFPNAGKSSLLSKISHAKPEIANYAFTTVQPELGKIMYADYKQIPVADLPGLIEGAHANKGMGHKFLKHVERTKQLLLVVDISGFQLSIKTQFRTAFETILLLTKELELYKEELLTKPALLAINKMDLPCAKDNLNELMKQLQNPQDFLHLLQDEMIPANTLEFKDIIPISTYTGEGIEELKACIRKSIDEEAEQENEEYRKKKLQLLQTSGEQMNRS, from the exons ATGCGGCGGCGCGGTGCTGCGGAAG gtggggaaggagggagaggtggCGATGTCTGGTTCGTCGCCCAAGAAAGAACTACATTAAAGAGCATAAGGGAGAGATATCCCCAGAAGAGATTTGTAGCTGGAGCAGGAGCCAACAGCAG TGTTAAAGCACTAAaaggtgaaaaaggaaaagactgtgAAGTTCATGTGCCTCTGGGAATTTCAGTTCTTTGTGATGATGGCAGGCAGATTG GAGAGCTTAATGCAGCAGGAGAGAGATTCCTAGCAGCTCGTGGAGGTCTTGGAGGCTCTTTGGCCACAAACTTCGTGCCCTGCAAAGGTCAGAGGCGAATTGTTCATCTTGATTTGAAACTTATAGCAGATGTTGGCTTAGTTGG GTTTCCAAATGCGGGAAAATCATCCTTGTTAAGCAAGATTTCTCATGCCAAACCGGAGATTGCAAATTATGCAT TTACAACAGTACAGCCTGAACTAGGAAAGATCATGTATGCAGATTACAAGCAG aTTCCAGTAGCTGATCTCCCAGGACTGATTGAAGGTGCACATGCAAACAAAGGGATGGGCCACAAATTTCTCAAACATGTAGAAAGAACCAAACAGCTTCTTTTAGTT GTTGATATTTCTGGGTTTCAACTGTCTATTAAGACTCAGTTCAGAACAGCCTTTGAAACTATATTGCTTCTAACAAAG GAACTGGAGCTGTACAAAGAGGAACTTCTAACGAAGCCTGCACTTCTTGCCATTAATAAAATGGATTTGCCTTGTGCAAAGGATAACTTGAATGAACTTATGAAACAACTACAGAATCCTCAAG acttcttACACTTACTACAGGATGAAATGATTCCTGCAAATACACTTGAATTCAAAGATATAATTCCTATATCTACATATACCGGAGAAGGAATTGAGGAACTAAAAGCATGTATAAGAAAATCCATAGATGaggaagcagagcaggagaATGAAGAATATCGGAAAAAGAAACTACAGCTTTTACAAACTTCAGGAGAACAAATGAATAGAAGCTAG
- the GTPBP10 gene encoding GTP-binding protein 10 isoform X1, translated as MVRCGGAVLRKYGNFIDDLRLYVRGGTGGMGYPRLGGEGGRGGDVWFVAQERTTLKSIRERYPQKRFVAGAGANSSVKALKGEKGKDCEVHVPLGISVLCDDGRQIGELNAAGERFLAARGGLGGSLATNFVPCKGQRRIVHLDLKLIADVGLVGFPNAGKSSLLSKISHAKPEIANYAFTTVQPELGKIMYADYKQIPVADLPGLIEGAHANKGMGHKFLKHVERTKQLLLVVDISGFQLSIKTQFRTAFETILLLTKELELYKEELLTKPALLAINKMDLPCAKDNLNELMKQLQNPQDFLHLLQDEMIPANTLEFKDIIPISTYTGEGIEELKACIRKSIDEEAEQENEEYRKKKLQLLQTSGEQMNRS; from the exons ATGGTACGATGCGGCGGCGCGGTGCTGCGGAAG TATGGCAACTTTATAGATGATTTACGGCTCTATGTGAGAGGAGGAACTGGTGGAATGGGTTATCCTCGTCtaggtggggaaggagggagaggtggCGATGTCTGGTTCGTCGCCCAAGAAAGAACTACATTAAAGAGCATAAGGGAGAGATATCCCCAGAAGAGATTTGTAGCTGGAGCAGGAGCCAACAGCAG TGTTAAAGCACTAAaaggtgaaaaaggaaaagactgtgAAGTTCATGTGCCTCTGGGAATTTCAGTTCTTTGTGATGATGGCAGGCAGATTG GAGAGCTTAATGCAGCAGGAGAGAGATTCCTAGCAGCTCGTGGAGGTCTTGGAGGCTCTTTGGCCACAAACTTCGTGCCCTGCAAAGGTCAGAGGCGAATTGTTCATCTTGATTTGAAACTTATAGCAGATGTTGGCTTAGTTGG GTTTCCAAATGCGGGAAAATCATCCTTGTTAAGCAAGATTTCTCATGCCAAACCGGAGATTGCAAATTATGCAT TTACAACAGTACAGCCTGAACTAGGAAAGATCATGTATGCAGATTACAAGCAG aTTCCAGTAGCTGATCTCCCAGGACTGATTGAAGGTGCACATGCAAACAAAGGGATGGGCCACAAATTTCTCAAACATGTAGAAAGAACCAAACAGCTTCTTTTAGTT GTTGATATTTCTGGGTTTCAACTGTCTATTAAGACTCAGTTCAGAACAGCCTTTGAAACTATATTGCTTCTAACAAAG GAACTGGAGCTGTACAAAGAGGAACTTCTAACGAAGCCTGCACTTCTTGCCATTAATAAAATGGATTTGCCTTGTGCAAAGGATAACTTGAATGAACTTATGAAACAACTACAGAATCCTCAAG acttcttACACTTACTACAGGATGAAATGATTCCTGCAAATACACTTGAATTCAAAGATATAATTCCTATATCTACATATACCGGAGAAGGAATTGAGGAACTAAAAGCATGTATAAGAAAATCCATAGATGaggaagcagagcaggagaATGAAGAATATCGGAAAAAGAAACTACAGCTTTTACAAACTTCAGGAGAACAAATGAATAGAAGCTAG